Proteins encoded by one window of Ralstonia sp. RRA:
- a CDS encoding c-type cytochrome, translating to MNTTTKPRSRGKRMLILSGWLLLAAAVVGGIVYGPEVYGLLRISNEVDKISDNNARVNGPWPRASDSCIYCHGFEGNAVTQAYPRLAGQKEAYLRKQLKAFASGERSDPTMTSFALSLTEHEFESMVTHFSQMTPLPNTSFHADAARVARGEALAKAKNCAACHGQQLEGKDEYPRLAGQGYDYLVDQLTNFKTGKRHDATGAMAAMAGPLSQQDIEDLAQFIASR from the coding sequence ATGAATACCACAACGAAACCACGCAGCCGTGGCAAGCGGATGCTCATCCTGTCGGGCTGGCTGCTGTTGGCGGCTGCCGTGGTCGGCGGCATCGTCTATGGGCCGGAAGTCTATGGCCTGCTGCGGATAAGCAATGAGGTCGACAAGATCTCGGACAACAACGCACGTGTGAATGGTCCTTGGCCGCGCGCCAGCGATTCTTGCATTTACTGCCACGGCTTCGAAGGCAACGCCGTTACCCAGGCCTATCCACGCCTGGCGGGGCAGAAGGAGGCCTATCTCAGGAAGCAGCTCAAGGCATTCGCCAGTGGCGAGCGTAGCGACCCGACCATGACGTCATTTGCGCTCAGCCTGACGGAGCACGAGTTCGAGTCGATGGTGACGCATTTCTCGCAGATGACGCCGCTGCCGAACACGAGCTTCCATGCCGATGCGGCGCGCGTAGCACGTGGCGAGGCGCTGGCCAAGGCCAAGAATTGCGCCGCCTGCCACGGGCAGCAACTGGAAGGGAAGGATGAGTATCCGCGATTGGCCGGGCAGGGCTACGACTACCTGGTCGATCAGCTCACGAACTTCAAGACCGGTAAGCGCCACGATGCCACCGGCGCGATGGCGGCGATGGCCGGCCCGTTGTCGCAGCAGGACATCGAGGACCTCGCGCAATTCATCGCCAGCCGATAA
- a CDS encoding FAD-dependent oxidoreductase yields MDDIAKKREEAAALTRRGFLGMAASVTAAATAAVLPKVASAATAASDERDVLEVAIIGAGLAGLTAARDLKRAGCESFVVLEARDRVGGRTLNHDLGNGYFSESGGQWIGPGQTAVADLARELGVGTFPTYWQGKTVMLAGGARAAVDTEGGFGTDPKIAHELEELAKSVPCGAPWKSPRAAEFDAMSVGDWLVKKNIANADQIGWSTGLAITGGASPARLSLLHWLSMVNSAECNYDRLEAVKDGAQGTRLSGGSQILSIKMAQALGDKVKLSTPVLRIENWQNGPVAIHTANGVVRARNVIVALAPMLCNQIAFDPPLPEKRREMQRRWPAFAPGRKTSHVYKKAFWRDKGLNGWIFQPGGPVLWAYDNSPEDVSFGVINAFVHISMLPADPKEAEAQLSKIYAEAFGDEALHPIAFHQRDWLKADKWTLSCVSPMPPGFLTTYGEALHPSVGKLIWSGTETAEIWAGYMDGAVRSGHKAALQALQAVAGGKA; encoded by the coding sequence ATGGACGATATTGCAAAGAAACGCGAGGAGGCGGCCGCGCTCACGCGGCGCGGCTTTCTCGGCATGGCCGCATCGGTGACGGCAGCGGCGACGGCGGCGGTACTACCGAAGGTGGCGAGCGCTGCAACGGCTGCGAGCGATGAGCGCGACGTACTTGAGGTGGCCATCATCGGTGCCGGGCTGGCCGGCCTGACCGCTGCACGGGACCTGAAGCGTGCCGGATGCGAATCCTTCGTGGTGCTGGAGGCGCGCGACCGTGTTGGCGGACGCACCCTCAACCACGACCTCGGCAACGGCTACTTCTCGGAATCGGGCGGCCAATGGATCGGGCCGGGTCAGACTGCGGTTGCCGATCTGGCTCGCGAGCTGGGTGTTGGCACGTTTCCAACCTACTGGCAGGGCAAGACCGTGATGCTGGCCGGTGGCGCGCGTGCCGCAGTCGATACCGAGGGCGGCTTCGGCACGGATCCGAAGATTGCGCATGAACTCGAGGAGCTGGCCAAGAGCGTGCCGTGCGGCGCGCCGTGGAAATCGCCGCGCGCCGCCGAGTTCGACGCAATGTCGGTCGGTGACTGGCTGGTGAAAAAGAACATCGCAAATGCAGACCAGATCGGCTGGTCGACCGGCTTGGCGATCACGGGTGGCGCTTCGCCGGCGCGACTGTCGCTGCTGCACTGGTTGTCGATGGTCAATTCAGCCGAATGCAACTACGACCGGCTCGAAGCGGTCAAGGACGGCGCGCAGGGCACCCGACTCTCGGGCGGCTCGCAGATTCTGTCGATCAAGATGGCGCAGGCTCTGGGCGACAAGGTGAAGCTGTCGACCCCCGTGCTGCGCATTGAGAACTGGCAGAACGGACCGGTCGCCATTCATACCGCAAATGGTGTGGTCCGTGCGCGTAACGTGATCGTCGCGCTCGCGCCGATGCTGTGCAATCAGATCGCCTTCGACCCGCCGCTGCCGGAGAAACGCCGCGAAATGCAGCGCCGCTGGCCGGCGTTTGCGCCCGGGCGAAAGACGTCGCACGTCTACAAGAAAGCGTTCTGGCGCGACAAGGGCCTGAACGGCTGGATTTTTCAACCGGGGGGGCCGGTGCTTTGGGCGTACGACAACTCGCCGGAGGATGTCTCGTTCGGCGTGATCAACGCGTTCGTGCACATCAGCATGCTGCCGGCCGATCCGAAGGAGGCCGAGGCCCAACTCTCGAAGATCTATGCCGAGGCGTTTGGCGATGAAGCGCTGCACCCCATCGCGTTCCATCAGCGTGATTGGCTCAAGGCAGACAAATGGACGCTGAGCTGCGTGTCGCCGATGCCGCCCGGTTTTCTCACCACCTACGGTGAAGCCTTGCATCCGTCGGTCGGCAAGCTGATCTGGTCGGGCACGGAAACGGCGGAAATCTGGGCGGGCTACATGGATGGTGCGGTGCGTTCCGGCCACAAGGCAGCGTTGCAGGCGCTGCAGGCCGTAGCCGGGGGGAAGGCTTGA
- a CDS encoding c-type cytochrome: MMNTNTTTKSRGRGKRILVLGGALLLAAAVVGGVMYGPEFYGLLQFGKQLDQITQEDARVGGPWPRVSEVCVSCHGYEGNARAQTYPRLAGQPEAYLKKQLTAFASGERSNSTMTSLAASMSQHELDGLAAHFSKMTALPNTTFQADPARVARGEALVKANNCAACHGQQLEGKDLYPRLAGQGYGYLRDQLNNFKSGARRDATGSMTAVVGALSQQDIDDLAQYVASR; this comes from the coding sequence ATGATGAACACGAATACGACAACGAAATCACGCGGTCGCGGCAAGCGGATTCTGGTACTGGGGGGCGCGCTGCTGTTGGCCGCAGCGGTGGTCGGCGGCGTCATGTACGGGCCGGAGTTCTATGGCCTGCTGCAGTTTGGCAAGCAACTCGACCAGATCACGCAGGAGGACGCGCGTGTCGGCGGTCCATGGCCACGCGTCAGCGAAGTGTGCGTGTCTTGCCATGGTTATGAGGGCAACGCACGCGCCCAGACCTATCCGCGCCTGGCGGGTCAGCCGGAGGCCTACCTCAAGAAGCAGCTCACCGCCTTCGCCAGCGGCGAGCGCAGCAATTCGACCATGACGTCGCTGGCAGCAAGCATGTCGCAACACGAGCTTGACGGCTTGGCGGCGCATTTCTCGAAGATGACGGCGCTGCCGAACACGACGTTCCAGGCGGACCCTGCACGCGTGGCGCGCGGCGAGGCGCTGGTCAAGGCCAACAACTGCGCCGCTTGTCACGGGCAGCAGTTGGAGGGCAAAGACCTGTATCCGCGACTGGCCGGGCAGGGTTACGGCTATCTGCGCGATCAGTTGAACAACTTCAAGAGCGGTGCACGCCGCGATGCCACGGGTTCGATGACGGCGGTCGTCGGAGCGCTGTCGCAGCAGGATATCGACGACCTCGCGCAATACGTCGCAAGCCGATAG
- a CDS encoding FAD-dependent oxidoreductase, with the protein MDDIAKKHEEAPEAAALTRRGFLGMAASVTAAATAAVLPNVASAVTAASDGRDVLEVAIIGAGLAGLTAARDLKRAGCESFVVLEARDRVGGRTLNHDLGNGYFSEAGGQWIGPGQTAIANLARELGVGTFPTHWEGDLVMLAGNARTTLANDGGFDTDPKLRRELEEMARSVPTAAPWTSPRAAEFDAMSLADWLATKHLTPEDQIGWALAAQLTTGTAPEKLSMLHYLSLINSADCNYRQLEAIKGGAQESRISGGSQILSIKMAEALGDKVRLSTPVLRIENWQNGPVTIHTAKGVVRSRSLIVALSPSLCNQIAFDPPLPEKRREMQRRWPAYAPMRKTAHVYKKAFWRDKGLDGMLVQLKGPVQFAFDNSPEDVSFGVISAFVNNGVLPSDPKAAEAELSRIYAQAFGDEALHPVAYHEHDWGKADNWSLSCTSPIPPGFLTKYGDVLHPPIGRLIWAGTETAEIWITTMDGAIRSGHKAALQALQAAAGGKA; encoded by the coding sequence ATGGACGACATTGCAAAGAAACACGAGGAGGCGCCGGAGGCGGCCGCGCTCACGCGGCGCGGCTTTCTCGGCATGGCCGCATCGGTGACGGCTGCGGCGACGGCGGCGGTATTGCCGAATGTGGCGAGCGCAGTCACTGCAGCAAGCGATGGCCGCGATGTGCTCGAGGTGGCCATCATCGGCGCCGGGCTGGCAGGCCTGACTGCCGCACGTGACCTGAAGCGTGCGGGGTGCGAGTCCTTCGTGGTGCTGGAAGCGCGCGACCGCGTCGGCGGACGGACCCTTAACCACGATCTCGGCAACGGCTACTTCTCGGAAGCGGGTGGCCAATGGATCGGGCCGGGCCAGACCGCGATCGCCAATCTGGCTCGCGAGCTGGGTGTCGGCACCTTTCCGACGCACTGGGAGGGCGATTTGGTGATGCTTGCCGGCAACGCACGCACAACCCTCGCAAACGACGGCGGCTTTGACACGGATCCGAAGCTGCGGCGCGAGCTCGAGGAGATGGCCAGGAGCGTGCCGACCGCCGCACCGTGGACGTCACCGCGTGCTGCCGAGTTCGACGCCATGTCGCTAGCCGACTGGCTGGCAACCAAGCACCTCACACCGGAAGACCAAATCGGCTGGGCGCTTGCCGCGCAGCTGACGACGGGTACTGCACCGGAAAAACTATCGATGCTGCACTATCTTTCGCTGATCAACTCGGCGGATTGCAATTACAGGCAGCTCGAAGCAATCAAGGGCGGTGCACAGGAGAGCCGCATCTCGGGCGGTTCGCAGATCCTGTCAATCAAGATGGCCGAGGCGCTGGGCGACAAGGTGCGCCTGTCGACCCCGGTGCTGCGCATCGAGAACTGGCAGAACGGGCCGGTGACCATCCACACCGCGAAGGGCGTGGTTCGCTCGCGCAGTTTGATCGTTGCGCTCTCGCCATCGCTGTGCAACCAGATCGCCTTCGATCCGCCGCTGCCGGAAAAGCGCCGGGAAATGCAGCGCCGCTGGCCTGCTTATGCACCGATGCGCAAGACAGCGCATGTCTACAAGAAGGCGTTCTGGCGTGACAAGGGCTTGGACGGCATGCTCGTGCAATTGAAGGGGCCGGTCCAATTTGCCTTCGACAACTCGCCGGAGGATGTCTCGTTCGGCGTGATCTCGGCCTTTGTGAACAACGGCGTGCTGCCGTCCGACCCGAAGGCCGCCGAAGCCGAGCTCTCGCGCATCTATGCCCAGGCGTTTGGCGACGAAGCGCTGCATCCCGTCGCGTACCACGAGCACGACTGGGGCAAGGCTGACAACTGGTCATTGAGCTGCACATCCCCCATACCCCCGGGCTTTCTCACCAAGTACGGCGATGTGCTGCATCCGCCAATCGGCCGGTTGATCTGGGCGGGTACGGAAACCGCAGAAATCTGGATTACCACCATGGACGGCGCAATACGGTCGGGCCACAAGGCGGCATTGCAAGCGCTTCAGGCCGCGGCTGGGGGGAAAGCATGA
- a CDS encoding phytanoyl-CoA dioxygenase family protein, which yields MSVKRFPNSATPSELASVIEADGGVIVKGFLSPSLLENLKQDLLPMLETTPNGVDEYFAGAQTRRLSRLFARTDHMVDVALNPLYLETARLILQKPIALWSGENQVEVAPDIQVGVTQAIQIHPGQGVQPLHRDDSVWLWRHPGYNREARVQIMIAITDFSEENGGTLVIPGSHKWDDERMPKQEEAIPTAMDAGDALIFIGSTYHGGGQNRSNAPRTGLTMSYDLAILRQEENHYLTLPIERVKRFPEDMQRLLGWSCSTTYAGFVERNGVMTDPQALLQQDDFVEVGHFN from the coding sequence ATGTCCGTCAAGCGTTTCCCCAACTCAGCAACGCCCTCTGAACTTGCGTCCGTCATTGAAGCGGACGGCGGTGTGATCGTGAAGGGCTTCCTCAGCCCCAGCCTGCTCGAAAACCTGAAGCAGGATCTTCTTCCGATGCTCGAAACCACACCGAATGGGGTGGACGAATACTTTGCCGGTGCACAAACGCGGCGCCTGTCACGTCTGTTTGCCCGCACCGACCATATGGTCGACGTCGCGCTGAACCCGCTGTATCTCGAAACCGCACGCCTCATCCTGCAGAAACCGATCGCGCTCTGGAGTGGAGAGAACCAGGTCGAGGTGGCGCCCGATATTCAGGTGGGTGTGACGCAGGCCATTCAGATTCACCCTGGTCAAGGCGTGCAACCGTTGCATCGTGACGATTCGGTCTGGCTGTGGCGACACCCCGGCTACAACCGGGAAGCGCGCGTGCAGATCATGATCGCCATCACCGATTTCTCCGAAGAGAACGGCGGGACCTTGGTCATCCCGGGCAGCCACAAGTGGGATGACGAGCGCATGCCAAAGCAAGAAGAGGCGATCCCGACCGCGATGGATGCTGGCGATGCACTGATCTTCATCGGTTCGACGTACCACGGCGGTGGTCAGAACCGCAGCAATGCGCCGCGCACGGGGCTGACCATGTCGTATGACCTCGCGATCCTGCGGCAGGAAGAGAACCACTACCTGACGTTGCCGATCGAGCGCGTCAAGCGCTTCCCTGAGGATATGCAGCGGCTGCTCGGGTGGTCGTGCAGCACGACCTATGCAGGATTTGTCGAGCGCAACGGGGTGATGACCGACCCGCAGGCGTTGCTCCAGCAGGACGACTTTGTCGAGGTCGGCCACTTCAACTGA
- a CDS encoding FAD-binding oxidoreductase, whose translation MSMDLERGKERADLGKYRALGGWVEKPDNMQHALEGNVSADVVIAGAGFAGLSAALELARLGANVVVIERDFAGFGASGRNAGYLAGAMALEYDLMFRGLSKERATQIVRYYDDAVGFVEGKLKEHDIDCEYVQSGWIRAGVHSSQEKKIRADMQVGIEHGHKSEFLDHAQMRARGIPPAFLFGEYTPAGGTLHPGKYIMGLRRAALQARVKLYENTPLLSYTEGPVIQVKTPRGTVSAPVLLLATNAYTPQLGLLANKVVPLRISAVETEPLSAVQLASLDWPRREGIVTGHYSMESFRLTARNTVISTVKRIHYPYGSETPNVPAYDQYRALRANLHERLPTLKDITLRHCWSGYISTAGNALPVVGTTGANQNIYYAAGCSGHGLASQSMLGNMLAQKIRGSEPPLLAALRYDTPSLPPEPFRWCLLNGALAAANTLDDRLNRKVRGAAA comes from the coding sequence ATGAGTATGGATCTTGAGCGTGGTAAAGAGCGCGCCGACCTGGGGAAGTATCGGGCGCTGGGCGGGTGGGTTGAAAAGCCCGACAACATGCAGCACGCGCTCGAGGGCAACGTCAGCGCGGATGTTGTGATTGCTGGTGCCGGTTTCGCGGGTCTTTCCGCGGCGCTGGAGTTGGCCAGGCTGGGCGCGAACGTCGTTGTGATTGAGCGGGATTTCGCGGGCTTCGGCGCAAGTGGACGCAACGCAGGCTATCTGGCCGGCGCCATGGCGCTCGAATACGACCTCATGTTCAGGGGCCTGAGCAAGGAACGGGCGACGCAGATCGTCCGCTACTACGACGACGCTGTCGGTTTCGTGGAAGGCAAGCTCAAGGAACACGATATCGACTGCGAGTACGTGCAGTCCGGGTGGATCCGGGCGGGTGTCCATTCGTCGCAGGAAAAGAAGATCCGCGCGGATATGCAGGTCGGTATCGAACACGGCCACAAGTCGGAATTTCTGGACCACGCGCAAATGCGCGCACGCGGGATTCCACCGGCATTTCTGTTTGGCGAATACACGCCGGCCGGAGGAACACTGCACCCGGGCAAATACATCATGGGCCTGCGCCGTGCCGCGCTGCAGGCCCGCGTGAAGCTCTACGAGAACACGCCGCTGCTGTCTTACACCGAAGGCCCGGTCATCCAGGTGAAGACGCCGCGCGGTACCGTCAGCGCCCCGGTGCTGCTGTTGGCTACCAATGCCTACACCCCGCAGCTCGGTTTGCTTGCAAACAAGGTGGTGCCATTGCGGATCTCGGCGGTTGAGACCGAACCGCTGTCTGCAGTGCAGTTGGCCTCGCTGGATTGGCCAAGGCGCGAAGGCATCGTGACGGGTCACTACAGCATGGAGAGCTTCCGCCTGACAGCGCGCAACACAGTCATCTCGACCGTCAAACGCATCCACTACCCCTACGGCTCAGAAACGCCGAATGTGCCCGCCTACGACCAGTATCGAGCGTTGAGAGCAAACCTCCATGAGCGTTTGCCCACCTTGAAGGACATCACATTGCGGCACTGCTGGAGCGGCTATATCAGCACCGCCGGCAACGCGCTTCCCGTGGTCGGCACCACCGGCGCAAACCAGAACATCTACTACGCCGCCGGGTGTTCTGGCCATGGCTTGGCCAGTCAATCCATGCTCGGGAACATGCTCGCCCAGAAGATTCGCGGGTCCGAGCCGCCGCTGCTCGCAGCGTTGCGCTACGACACGCCCTCGCTGCCGCCGGAGCCGTTCCGCTGGTGTCTCCTTAATGGGGCGCTGGCCGCGGCAAACACATTGGACGATCGGTTGAACCGCAAGGTGCGGGGCGCGGCAGCCTGA
- a CDS encoding TetR/AcrR family transcriptional regulator, translating into MQNSAVKQGTPDHSEGAKSAVRPSTRRNREQRIREILETARQVFQEDGYAGFAIRRVADRMGITHGNLQYYFRTTEELLRTALPAYMSQVMEDYTAIANRPGTGAAQRCSALINRIFQNINETDLPKFMVEIWAFASHEAFVAELLDDMQARFRDLFAKLLSELHPTLSHEECLVRAAVIGAQMDGMTLFASHGDYPGRDYVELARVAKRAVKMVVSASAATLQSEVPLRRPRTLHDGSDARVSIFGSDGYLQPALLELRARQSTQDTFHYRPTAQGKRRELKINEIISTAANLLATEGYANFTLARVARELGTLPSALQNYFPTHDDLLRSTMGAVGQAYLDRYSEIGKPSGKPALERMLEIAAENFEETCVPAVQQLWSEMWALAQHSDITREHVRNGYAAYRVVWADLIREVDATATARECLARATLITALLDGVTVLRFDAQHQSVSEDRAFELVMVMTALIAQGRIAPNDAL; encoded by the coding sequence GTGCAAAATAGCGCGGTCAAGCAAGGAACCCCTGACCATTCGGAGGGAGCCAAGTCCGCCGTGCGCCCGTCAACACGGCGCAATCGGGAACAGCGCATTCGCGAGATCCTCGAAACCGCGCGCCAGGTCTTTCAAGAAGACGGCTATGCCGGATTCGCAATACGCCGTGTAGCCGATCGCATGGGCATCACCCATGGAAATCTGCAGTATTACTTTCGAACGACAGAAGAGTTGCTGCGCACCGCACTCCCGGCCTATATGAGCCAGGTCATGGAGGACTACACAGCGATTGCGAATCGTCCGGGCACGGGAGCGGCTCAACGTTGCTCCGCGCTGATCAATCGCATCTTCCAGAACATCAACGAAACCGATCTGCCGAAATTCATGGTGGAGATCTGGGCGTTCGCCTCGCATGAAGCCTTTGTCGCAGAACTGCTGGACGATATGCAGGCGCGTTTTCGAGACCTCTTTGCGAAGTTGTTGTCGGAACTCCACCCCACGTTGAGTCACGAAGAATGTCTGGTGCGTGCCGCCGTGATCGGTGCCCAAATGGACGGCATGACGCTATTCGCGTCCCATGGCGATTACCCCGGAAGAGACTATGTCGAGCTCGCTCGTGTTGCGAAGCGCGCCGTCAAGATGGTCGTGAGTGCTTCAGCAGCAACGCTGCAAAGCGAGGTGCCTCTTCGTCGTCCACGGACACTGCACGACGGTAGCGATGCCCGTGTCAGCATTTTTGGATCTGACGGATATCTGCAGCCGGCCCTACTGGAATTGCGCGCGCGTCAGTCGACTCAAGACACCTTCCATTACCGGCCGACAGCTCAGGGCAAACGCAGAGAGCTCAAGATCAACGAGATCATCTCCACCGCCGCCAACCTGCTGGCGACGGAAGGCTATGCAAATTTCACCCTGGCACGGGTGGCCAGAGAACTCGGCACTCTGCCATCCGCGCTTCAGAACTATTTCCCGACCCATGACGACTTGCTCCGCTCGACGATGGGGGCGGTGGGGCAGGCTTATCTGGACCGCTACTCAGAGATCGGCAAACCGAGCGGCAAACCGGCACTGGAGCGCATGCTCGAAATTGCCGCAGAAAACTTCGAGGAAACCTGTGTTCCTGCGGTGCAGCAGCTGTGGTCGGAGATGTGGGCGCTGGCCCAGCATTCGGATATCACGCGTGAACATGTGAGAAACGGCTATGCCGCCTACCGGGTGGTCTGGGCCGACCTCATCCGGGAGGTCGACGCGACGGCAACCGCGCGGGAATGCCTCGCTCGCGCAACGCTCATCACAGCACTGCTGGACGGTGTCACGGTGCTGAGGTTTGACGCCCAGCATCAATCGGTGAGCGAGGACCGCGCGTTCGAGCTGGTGATGGTGATGACTGCGCTCATCGCGCAAGGGCGGATCGCCCCCAACGACGCTCTGTAA
- a CDS encoding phytanoyl-CoA dioxygenase family protein gives MQVTEQMKLELARDGATVARGLFSPERLKQMREAFDYGIAHPSPQHGYAFAGTPDEHFNDYGNFDNRDVHVATVKALGLDEFVASLWDSEHVWFIGEELFIKKGGRAGRSPWHQDTSYYPFSGPQLLNIWTCFEQIPRKNALEVVRGSHLGAQYNGTSYNDPNDHIKPLWANTDWPLLPNIEADRAQDPASWDVVSWDLEPGDALLFHSGSLHGGAPVTPDCPDRHTLVYRFYGDKVF, from the coding sequence ATGCAAGTGACAGAGCAGATGAAGCTGGAGCTGGCGCGCGATGGTGCCACCGTCGCCCGGGGCCTGTTTTCACCCGAGCGCCTCAAGCAGATGCGCGAGGCGTTCGATTACGGGATTGCCCACCCCAGCCCGCAGCACGGTTATGCCTTTGCAGGCACGCCGGATGAGCATTTCAACGACTACGGCAACTTCGATAACCGCGATGTGCACGTCGCGACGGTCAAGGCGTTGGGGCTCGATGAATTTGTAGCGTCGCTCTGGGATTCCGAGCATGTGTGGTTCATCGGCGAGGAACTCTTCATCAAGAAGGGCGGCAGAGCGGGGCGGTCGCCGTGGCACCAGGACACTTCGTACTATCCGTTCAGCGGACCGCAGTTGCTCAACATCTGGACGTGCTTTGAGCAGATTCCCCGCAAGAACGCGCTGGAGGTCGTACGAGGCTCTCACCTTGGGGCGCAGTACAACGGTACGTCCTACAACGATCCCAACGATCACATCAAGCCGCTGTGGGCCAACACCGATTGGCCGCTACTGCCCAACATTGAGGCAGACCGTGCACAAGACCCAGCCTCGTGGGACGTTGTCTCCTGGGATCTCGAGCCGGGCGATGCGCTGTTGTTCCACTCGGGCTCGCTGCACGGCGGTGCGCCCGTGACCCCGGATTGCCCGGATCGCCATACGCTGGTCTACCGCTTCTACGGCGACAAGGTGTTCTAA
- a CDS encoding YCF48-related protein: MMKTILTSIALCAASVALAQAPSEGTVATWSAKPAHTWPAPTNRMLLDATRAGKRVVAVGEHGIVLLSDDEGKTYRQARTVPVSATLSAVSFADEKHGWAVGQWGVILATSDGGETWVKQRMDTAVDQPLFSVVFTNDRDGIAVGLWSLMLQTHDGGKTWTKTTLPKPPGGGKGDRNLYHVFADQKGAFYISAEQGTVLKSTDGGATWDYLATGGRGSLWSGVAMPDGRIVVGGLLGSLFQSSDGGATWQPLKAETKSSITGLAASGKELVAVGLDGLVLKQREDGAPLAVAQREDRAALTAAVIDAGGKPILFSKEGVLAGL; encoded by the coding sequence ATGATGAAAACGATCCTGACCAGCATCGCACTGTGCGCGGCGTCTGTAGCCCTTGCACAAGCACCCTCCGAAGGCACGGTCGCGACCTGGAGCGCCAAGCCTGCGCATACGTGGCCAGCGCCGACCAACAGGATGCTGCTGGACGCCACGCGCGCCGGAAAACGCGTCGTCGCCGTGGGCGAGCACGGCATCGTTCTGCTCTCCGACGATGAAGGCAAGACGTATCGGCAGGCACGCACGGTGCCGGTGTCTGCCACGCTATCCGCTGTCTCCTTTGCCGATGAAAAACACGGCTGGGCAGTCGGGCAGTGGGGTGTGATTCTCGCGACTAGTGATGGTGGTGAAACCTGGGTCAAGCAGCGCATGGACACGGCCGTCGATCAACCGCTGTTCTCGGTGGTCTTTACAAACGACCGCGACGGCATTGCGGTCGGCCTGTGGTCTTTGATGCTGCAGACCCACGACGGCGGCAAGACGTGGACGAAAACGACGCTGCCGAAACCGCCCGGCGGCGGCAAGGGCGACCGCAACCTGTACCACGTGTTTGCGGATCAGAAGGGCGCGTTCTACATCTCGGCTGAGCAGGGGACGGTGCTCAAGTCGACGGACGGCGGCGCCACCTGGGACTACCTCGCCACGGGCGGCAGGGGCTCGCTGTGGTCGGGTGTAGCCATGCCCGATGGGCGGATTGTGGTGGGTGGTCTGCTCGGCAGCCTGTTCCAGAGCAGCGATGGCGGGGCGACCTGGCAACCGTTGAAGGCCGAGACCAAGAGTTCGATCACCGGTCTTGCTGCGTCGGGTAAAGAGCTCGTTGCGGTTGGGCTGGATGGGCTCGTGCTCAAGCAGCGTGAAGACGGCGCGCCGCTGGCGGTGGCACAGCGTGAAGACCGCGCGGCACTCACCGCCGCTGTGATCGATGCAGGTGGCAAGCCGATTCTATTTTCGAAAGAGGGCGTGCTGGCTGGGCTCTGA